Proteins encoded by one window of Rouxiella chamberiensis:
- a CDS encoding arginine decarboxylase (biodegradative; catalyzes the formation of agmatine from arginine), whose translation MFLISDRSTASTIPLVVMQNADDFIWLPEDTSRFISGRILAAIERYRQAVLPPMLGALLKFARSYEYSWHTPGHAGGTAFLKSTAGRAFYAFFGENLFRSDLSISVGELGSLLDHSGPIGQGERYAAKVFGAHRTYYVTNGSSTSNRVILMASVTRNQIALCDRNCHKSAEHAMTLSGAIPTYLVPTRNRFGIIGPILPQTLSSESIKAAIARNPLVKEGIDPTPIHAIITNSTYDGLTYNVTRVEELLGQSVDRLHFDEAWYGYARFNPLYRDRFAMHGNPKDHDPSGPTVFATQSTHKLLAALSQASMIHVRDGRNPIPHGRFNESFMMHASTSPNYAIMASCDVGSAMMESPSGEILTTESIEEAISFRQVVSRMHSDLTEKGDWFFTCWQPPVVQVGQQSLPFHEVDPAILKSEPDCWVLHPDEIWHGFGLIEDGYCMLDPIKVSVLTPGMGDDGELLEHGIPACVLSAYLSRQGIVVEKTTDFTILFLFSIGITKGKWGTLVNALLDFKRDYDANLELEMCLPDLVAVNSQRYGDMGLKDLTVQIFNAMKIHKTTSTMAQAFGMLPQAVFSPVEAYEKLVRNEVELIPLSEAANRIVATGIVPYPPGIPLLMPGENTGDAEGPLLAYLKALEKFDTSFPGFTHDTHGIENEAGVYHLLVLK comes from the coding sequence GTGTTTCTGATAAGCGATCGCAGCACCGCCTCGACTATTCCTTTGGTGGTCATGCAAAATGCCGACGATTTTATCTGGCTACCGGAAGACACCAGCCGCTTTATCAGCGGACGTATTCTGGCCGCCATCGAACGTTATCGTCAGGCGGTATTGCCGCCGATGCTGGGCGCGCTGCTGAAATTTGCGCGCTCTTATGAATATTCCTGGCACACACCGGGTCACGCAGGCGGCACGGCATTTCTTAAAAGCACGGCGGGCCGCGCCTTCTATGCCTTCTTTGGCGAAAATCTTTTCCGATCCGACCTCTCGATTTCCGTCGGCGAACTGGGTTCGCTGCTGGATCACAGCGGCCCGATTGGTCAGGGCGAACGCTACGCTGCCAAGGTGTTCGGGGCGCATCGCACCTATTATGTGACCAACGGTTCATCGACCTCCAACCGCGTTATTTTAATGGCGAGCGTGACGCGTAATCAGATAGCGCTTTGCGATCGCAACTGCCACAAGTCGGCCGAACACGCCATGACCCTCTCGGGCGCGATCCCGACCTATCTGGTGCCCACCCGCAACCGCTTCGGCATTATCGGCCCGATTCTGCCGCAAACCCTGAGCAGCGAAAGCATTAAAGCGGCAATCGCCCGTAATCCGCTGGTAAAAGAGGGTATCGATCCGACGCCGATTCACGCGATTATCACCAATTCGACCTACGACGGCCTGACTTACAATGTCACGCGGGTTGAAGAGTTGCTGGGTCAAAGTGTCGATCGCCTGCATTTTGATGAAGCCTGGTACGGCTATGCCCGTTTTAATCCGTTGTATCGCGACCGCTTTGCGATGCACGGCAATCCCAAAGATCATGACCCGTCCGGCCCTACCGTGTTTGCTACCCAGTCGACCCATAAGTTGCTCGCGGCATTATCACAGGCTTCAATGATTCACGTGCGAGACGGCCGCAATCCAATTCCTCATGGACGCTTCAACGAATCCTTCATGATGCATGCATCGACCTCGCCTAATTACGCCATTATGGCCTCCTGTGACGTCGGTTCGGCGATGATGGAGTCGCCCAGCGGCGAAATCCTCACCACCGAATCCATCGAGGAGGCCATCTCGTTTCGTCAGGTGGTTTCGCGGATGCACAGCGATTTAACTGAAAAAGGCGATTGGTTCTTTACCTGCTGGCAGCCTCCCGTTGTACAAGTCGGGCAGCAATCACTGCCTTTTCATGAGGTCGATCCCGCCATTTTAAAAAGCGAGCCTGATTGCTGGGTCTTGCATCCTGACGAAATCTGGCATGGCTTCGGCCTCATTGAAGACGGCTATTGCATGCTGGACCCCATTAAAGTTTCGGTGCTCACGCCGGGCATGGGCGACGACGGCGAGTTGCTCGAGCACGGCATTCCCGCCTGTGTATTGAGCGCGTATCTAAGTCGGCAAGGCATTGTGGTTGAGAAAACCACCGATTTTACGATTTTGTTCCTGTTTTCCATCGGCATTACCAAAGGAAAATGGGGCACGCTGGTCAATGCCCTGCTGGATTTCAAACGTGATTACGATGCCAATCTGGAGCTGGAAATGTGTCTGCCGGACTTGGTGGCCGTGAACAGTCAACGCTATGGCGATATGGGGTTGAAAGATCTCACGGTGCAGATTTTCAATGCGATGAAAATTCATAAAACCACCTCGACGATGGCCCAAGCCTTCGGCATGTTGCCGCAAGCCGTCTTCAGCCCCGTCGAAGCCTATGAAAAACTGGTGAGAAACGAGGTTGAGCTCATCCCGCTCAGCGAGGCCGCCAATCGTATCGTGGCGACCGGCATTGTGCCTTATCCACCGGGCATTCCGCTGCTGATGCCCGGAGAAAATACCGGCGATGCGGAAGGTCCGTTACTCGCCTATCTCAAGGCTCTGGAGAAGTTCGATACCTCTTTCCCGGGATTCACGCACGATACCCACGGAATTGAAAATGAGGCGGGTGTTTATCATTTGCTGGTACTCAAATGA
- a CDS encoding aldo/keto reductase, with translation MKQRILGQTGQSVSEIGFGAWAIGGTWGEVSVEDAKEALNAALDAGITFIDTADVYGDGRSEKIIAEVLNARGGKRPFVATKLGRRLSPHVSEGYTAENLNAFVERSLQNLQTDTLDLVQLHCPPTEIYYTPEVFDVMDDMVAAGKIRHYGVSVEKVEEGLKALEFPNVSSIQLIYNIFRQRPAEHLLLEAKRRNVGIIARVPLASGLLTGKMKADTFFSADDHRAFNRNGEAFDKGETFSGVPFEVALDAVEDIRRFVKGDVTMAMLALRWILMNENVTVVIPGAKNRAQSEANAQASQLDALSEDTMLALKGIYQQKIAPWVHQRW, from the coding sequence ATGAAGCAAAGAATTTTGGGACAGACAGGCCAGAGTGTTTCGGAAATTGGATTCGGTGCATGGGCCATCGGCGGAACTTGGGGCGAAGTCAGCGTGGAAGATGCCAAGGAGGCGCTGAATGCCGCGCTGGATGCCGGAATAACCTTTATCGATACCGCCGATGTCTATGGAGATGGCCGCTCTGAAAAAATCATTGCCGAAGTGCTGAATGCGCGCGGCGGAAAGCGGCCGTTTGTTGCCACCAAATTGGGTCGCCGTCTTTCTCCGCATGTGTCCGAAGGTTACACGGCAGAAAATCTCAATGCCTTTGTCGAACGCTCCTTACAGAATCTGCAAACCGACACGCTGGATTTGGTGCAGTTGCACTGCCCGCCAACGGAAATTTACTATACGCCGGAAGTCTTTGACGTCATGGACGACATGGTAGCCGCCGGAAAAATTCGCCACTACGGGGTGTCCGTCGAAAAGGTGGAGGAGGGGCTGAAAGCGCTGGAGTTTCCCAATGTCTCTTCTATTCAGCTGATTTACAATATTTTCAGACAGCGTCCGGCAGAACATCTGTTACTGGAGGCGAAACGTCGCAACGTCGGGATTATCGCCCGCGTGCCACTGGCTTCGGGGTTGCTGACCGGCAAGATGAAAGCCGACACGTTTTTTTCGGCAGACGACCATCGCGCCTTCAACCGCAACGGCGAAGCATTCGATAAGGGCGAGACGTTTTCGGGCGTGCCGTTCGAGGTTGCGCTGGATGCCGTCGAGGATATTCGTCGGTTCGTTAAGGGTGACGTCACCATGGCGATGCTGGCCTTACGTTGGATATTAATGAACGAGAACGTTACCGTGGTGATCCCGGGCGCGAAAAACAGGGCGCAGTCCGAAGCCAACGCGCAGGCGAGTCAACTCGATGCGCTTTCCGAAGACACGATGCTTGCATTGAAAGGTATCTATCAGCAGAAAATCGCCCCTTGGGTGCATCAGCGCTGGTAA
- a CDS encoding alpha/beta fold hydrolase has product MLFSAKKWLTSSALALVLASGAAMAADAPSYGPQLQGFDYPYPLQHFSFNSQGVPLQMGYMDVKPQGKRNGQTVVLMHGKNFCGATWGDTVKALLGQGYRVVAPDQIGFCSSSKPEHYQYTFQQLATNTHDLLKSLKIDKAVIVGHSTGGMLATRYALMYPQETSKLVLVNPIGLEDWKAKGAPYRTVDQWYDRELTLSAQSIHDYELKTYYVGKWKPEYDRWVDMLAGLNNGPGHKLVAWNSALIYDMIFTQPVFYEFKDLRVPTTLMIGTSDTTAIGSDIAPPAVKARLGHYNVLGKQAAKLIPHAKLIEFKGLGHAPQMEEPEKFNQSLINVLR; this is encoded by the coding sequence ATGCTCTTTTCAGCTAAAAAATGGCTTACCTCATCCGCGTTGGCGTTGGTACTGGCGTCCGGCGCAGCAATGGCGGCCGATGCGCCATCCTATGGTCCGCAGCTTCAAGGCTTTGATTATCCGTACCCGCTTCAGCATTTTTCCTTTAACTCCCAGGGCGTTCCACTGCAAATGGGGTATATGGACGTGAAGCCGCAGGGGAAAAGAAACGGGCAGACAGTGGTGCTGATGCACGGCAAAAATTTCTGTGGCGCAACCTGGGGCGATACCGTCAAGGCGTTGCTGGGACAAGGGTATCGCGTTGTGGCACCCGACCAGATTGGTTTCTGTTCGTCTTCCAAACCCGAGCATTATCAATATACGTTCCAGCAGTTGGCCACCAATACTCACGACCTGCTCAAGAGCCTGAAAATCGACAAGGCCGTGATTGTGGGCCACTCCACGGGCGGCATGCTGGCGACACGTTATGCGCTGATGTATCCGCAGGAAACCTCAAAACTGGTGTTGGTCAACCCTATCGGGCTTGAAGACTGGAAAGCAAAAGGTGCGCCTTACCGCACGGTGGATCAGTGGTATGACCGCGAGTTAACACTGTCTGCGCAGAGCATTCATGATTACGAACTGAAAACCTATTATGTCGGGAAATGGAAACCGGAATACGATCGCTGGGTCGATATGCTGGCGGGGTTGAACAACGGACCGGGGCACAAGCTGGTGGCGTGGAACTCGGCGCTGATCTACGACATGATCTTCACGCAGCCGGTATTCTATGAATTCAAGGATTTGCGTGTGCCGACAACGCTGATGATTGGGACGTCGGATACCACCGCCATTGGCAGCGATATTGCGCCTCCGGCCGTGAAAGCCAGACTGGGGCATTATAATGTGCTCGGCAAGCAGGCGGCAAAGTTGATTCCGCATGCGAAACTGATTGAGTTCAAGGGGTTGGGGCATGCGCCTCAGATGGAAGAACCGGAGAAGTTTAATCAGAGTCTGATTAACGTGCTGCGTTAA
- a CDS encoding DUF969 domain-containing protein → MWVLIGIPIVVIGFALRFNPLLVVTIAGISTGLAGGMQTVEIVGAFGKAFIDNRYMGLIWLTLPVIAILERSGLREQAQHLISKIHAATTGRVLMLYFFIRQMTAALGLTSLGGHAQMVRPLIAPMAEAAAVSKYGDLPAEVRQKIRANAAAVDNIAVFFGEDIFIAVQSILLIKGFLDQNGVFVEPLQLSVWAIPTAIAALIIHFFRLWLLDRSLAKRFDAQWAEAAK, encoded by the coding sequence ATGTGGGTATTGATTGGCATTCCGATCGTCGTGATCGGCTTTGCGTTGCGGTTCAATCCGCTGCTCGTCGTCACTATCGCCGGGATTTCAACCGGCCTGGCGGGCGGTATGCAGACGGTCGAGATTGTCGGCGCGTTCGGTAAAGCGTTTATTGATAACCGCTACATGGGCCTGATTTGGCTGACGCTGCCTGTCATCGCGATTCTGGAACGCAGCGGCTTAAGAGAACAGGCGCAGCATCTGATTTCCAAAATTCACGCTGCCACCACCGGTCGCGTATTGATGCTCTACTTCTTTATTCGTCAGATGACTGCCGCACTGGGCCTGACGTCACTTGGCGGACACGCGCAGATGGTCCGCCCGCTTATTGCCCCGATGGCCGAAGCCGCAGCGGTAAGCAAATACGGTGACTTACCGGCCGAGGTGCGCCAGAAAATTCGCGCCAATGCCGCGGCCGTCGATAACATCGCCGTATTCTTCGGCGAAGACATCTTTATTGCAGTGCAGTCGATTTTGTTGATTAAAGGTTTCCTCGACCAGAACGGCGTCTTTGTCGAACCTTTGCAGCTTTCCGTATGGGCTATTCCGACGGCCATCGCCGCGCTGATTATTCATTTCTTCCGTTTATGGTTGCTCGACCGCTCTCTGGCCAAACGTTTTGATGCACAATGGGCGGAGGCGGCAAAATGA
- a CDS encoding AI-2E family transporter translates to MQIMRPHQIRWFSLLIVIGGLFLVLPLHLLGCFIAGFVVYELVNGLTPYFQKVIRGDRARWLVVALISTIVVGGLILAVMGIVSFLLHDMRNPEAFNIKVSQLLSDAQSRLSPVMLHYLPENFEELQREFIQWMREHVVMIQTAGKNAAHTFVTMLVGMILGAIISLQKQVGDDQHAPLKNDLMQRMKLLSQSFRNVVFAQFQISLINTVLSGIFLFGILPLFGIHLPLSKTLVVFTFVCGLLPVVGNLISNTVICIVGLSISLWVGALVLAYLIIIHKVEYFLNARIVGTSINAKSWEVLLAMLIFESAFGLPGVVAAPIYYAYLKSELKSARLI, encoded by the coding sequence ATGCAAATAATGAGACCGCATCAAATTCGCTGGTTTAGTCTGCTGATTGTCATTGGCGGATTGTTTCTGGTTTTGCCGCTCCATCTGCTGGGGTGTTTTATCGCCGGTTTTGTGGTTTATGAACTGGTCAACGGACTGACGCCCTATTTTCAGAAAGTCATTCGGGGCGATCGCGCCCGCTGGCTGGTGGTCGCCCTCATCAGTACCATTGTAGTAGGTGGTCTTATTCTGGCGGTCATGGGCATCGTCTCTTTCCTGCTGCACGACATGCGTAATCCCGAGGCGTTCAACATCAAGGTCAGTCAACTGCTCAGTGATGCACAAAGCCGTCTTTCACCGGTCATGCTGCATTATCTGCCCGAAAACTTCGAAGAGTTGCAGCGCGAATTTATTCAATGGATGCGCGAACACGTAGTAATGATCCAGACCGCCGGTAAAAATGCCGCGCACACCTTCGTCACGATGCTGGTCGGCATGATTCTCGGTGCCATCATTTCTCTGCAAAAGCAGGTCGGCGACGACCAGCATGCGCCCCTCAAGAACGATTTGATGCAGCGCATGAAACTGCTGAGTCAGTCTTTCCGGAACGTGGTGTTTGCCCAGTTCCAGATCTCGCTTATCAATACGGTGCTGTCGGGCATATTTCTGTTTGGCATTTTGCCGCTGTTCGGCATTCATTTGCCGCTGTCGAAAACGCTGGTGGTCTTTACCTTTGTCTGCGGCTTGCTGCCGGTGGTGGGCAATCTGATTTCCAATACGGTTATCTGCATCGTCGGGCTGTCTATATCCCTCTGGGTCGGCGCGCTGGTGCTGGCGTACCTGATTATCATTCACAAGGTCGAGTATTTCCTGAATGCGCGAATTGTAGGAACGAGCATCAATGCCAAGTCGTGGGAAGTGCTGCTGGCGATGCTTATTTTCGAATCCGCCTTTGGCCTGCCCGGGGTTGTAGCCGCGCCTATCTACTATGCCTATCTGAAAAGTGAGCTGAAATCCGCCCGTTTGATCTAG
- a CDS encoding DUF3313 domain-containing protein — protein sequence MRSLNAVSRIGLLLAVGLLAACASKVAEKHQYSGFLGNYDDLQFVQTASGHQTLRWISPDYHESHYKTLSFDPVIYYPRAAPDSRVSADTLEQIRLYTEQRLKAALGQRMTIVNQPQPGGLRVKTAITAVTASNKDVQFYEVIPVGAVIAGAMAVSGHRSQNSELFLELEAIDVTTGKPLIKVVRKGTGKQVANNSAPITAADVKSAIDDMVRDVASFPHQ from the coding sequence ATGCGATCGTTAAATGCCGTTTCGCGAATTGGGTTACTTCTGGCGGTCGGCCTGCTGGCGGCCTGCGCCTCGAAAGTCGCCGAAAAGCATCAATACTCTGGATTTTTAGGCAATTATGATGATCTGCAATTCGTGCAAACGGCAAGCGGACATCAGACATTGCGCTGGATTTCGCCTGATTATCACGAAAGCCATTACAAGACTCTCTCCTTCGACCCGGTCATCTACTATCCGCGCGCCGCGCCCGACAGTCGAGTGAGCGCCGACACGCTTGAGCAAATTCGCCTCTATACCGAGCAACGTCTCAAAGCGGCGCTGGGACAGCGAATGACCATCGTCAATCAGCCACAACCGGGCGGATTAAGAGTCAAAACCGCTATCACCGCCGTTACGGCCAGCAACAAGGATGTACAGTTTTATGAAGTGATCCCGGTGGGTGCGGTTATTGCCGGAGCAATGGCGGTTTCGGGGCATCGGAGTCAGAATTCGGAGCTGTTTCTCGAGCTGGAAGCCATTGATGTCACCACCGGCAAACCGTTAATCAAAGTTGTGCGCAAAGGCACCGGCAAACAGGTGGCCAACAACAGCGCGCCGATTACCGCCGCCGACGTGAAATCTGCCATTGATGACATGGTTAGAGATGTCGCGAGCTTCCCGCATCAATAG
- a CDS encoding DUF2891 domain-containing protein: protein MQLTPEMASRFASLALNHLTREYPNKLTHALAGPEDVQGPRALHPIFYGSYDWHSCVHGYWLLLRLLGRYPALPEADAIIAVVSTHFTPENVAGEMRYLQQKQHSGFERPYGWAWFLALIQQLEALPLPQAAQWVKTLSPMTEFFVKSFCEFLPKATYPLRVGTHFNTAFALALTLDYARSASRNKLASLIEETALRWHLEDVNCQAWEPGGDEFLSPSLMEAELMRRVLPPQAFVTWFGRFLPQLAHGKPETLFTPATVTDRTDGKIGHLDGLNLSRAWCQRSLAAALPAGDPRVLLLQTAADSHLHSALDHLDSDYTGEHWLATFALLALEA from the coding sequence ATGCAATTGACGCCAGAAATGGCGTCACGCTTCGCCTCGCTGGCGTTGAATCATTTAACTCGTGAATACCCGAACAAGCTGACCCATGCGCTTGCCGGGCCGGAAGATGTTCAAGGCCCGCGCGCGCTGCATCCTATTTTTTATGGCAGTTATGACTGGCACTCCTGCGTGCATGGCTACTGGCTGCTGCTGCGCCTGCTTGGGCGGTATCCGGCATTGCCCGAAGCCGACGCGATTATCGCCGTGGTCTCCACGCATTTCACGCCGGAAAATGTGGCGGGCGAGATGCGCTATCTTCAGCAAAAGCAGCACAGCGGTTTCGAACGCCCTTATGGTTGGGCCTGGTTCCTGGCACTGATTCAGCAACTGGAAGCCCTGCCCTTGCCGCAGGCGGCGCAATGGGTGAAAACGTTGTCGCCGATGACGGAATTTTTCGTCAAAAGTTTCTGCGAGTTTCTGCCTAAAGCGACCTATCCCCTGCGCGTCGGGACCCATTTCAATACCGCCTTCGCGCTGGCGTTGACGTTGGACTATGCCCGAAGCGCGTCGCGCAACAAGCTCGCCTCGCTGATTGAAGAGACGGCGCTACGCTGGCATCTTGAAGACGTGAACTGTCAGGCCTGGGAACCGGGCGGTGACGAGTTCCTGTCGCCTTCCTTAATGGAGGCTGAATTGATGCGTCGCGTGCTGCCGCCACAGGCATTTGTGACCTGGTTTGGCCGCTTTCTGCCGCAGTTGGCGCACGGTAAACCCGAGACTCTGTTTACACCGGCGACCGTCACGGACAGAACCGATGGCAAAATTGGTCATCTGGATGGATTGAATCTGAGTCGGGCGTGGTGTCAGCGGTCACTGGCGGCCGCCCTGCCCGCGGGCGATCCGCGGGTTTTGCTGCTCCAGACTGCCGCTGACAGTCATTTGCATAGCGCTCTCGATCATCTCGACAGCGACTATACCGGTGAGCACTGGCTCGCGACCTTTGCCCTGCTGGCGCTCGAAGCCTAA
- the mtfA gene encoding DgsA anti-repressor MtfA encodes MIKWPWKNTQPNLDKSDVWQQALAIPLFSDFNELEQQRLIHVAGQLLQQKRLMQLQGVELDEALQARVALIFALPVMELGADWLDGFHEVLLYPTPFIVDTPWQDDNGLVHSGSQVQSGQSWDQGPIVLNWLDVQDSFDKSGFNLIIHETAHKLDVRNGGEATGIPPIPLREVVAWEHDLQAAMENLQDEIDMVGEEAASMDAYAATDPAECFAVLSEYFFSAPELLSGRFPLVYGHFSRFYRQDPLMRQTRGKHSDG; translated from the coding sequence ATGATCAAGTGGCCGTGGAAAAACACTCAACCCAATCTCGATAAAAGCGACGTTTGGCAACAGGCGCTGGCGATCCCGCTTTTCTCCGATTTTAATGAACTTGAACAACAGCGTTTAATCCACGTCGCCGGGCAACTTTTACAGCAAAAAAGATTGATGCAGCTTCAGGGCGTAGAACTCGATGAGGCGCTTCAGGCAAGAGTCGCCCTGATTTTTGCGTTGCCCGTGATGGAACTCGGTGCAGACTGGCTCGATGGATTTCACGAAGTCCTGCTTTATCCCACGCCTTTTATCGTCGATACCCCGTGGCAGGACGACAACGGGCTGGTGCATTCCGGCTCGCAGGTGCAATCCGGGCAAAGCTGGGATCAAGGCCCTATTGTTCTCAACTGGCTGGACGTGCAGGACTCCTTCGACAAATCCGGGTTCAATCTGATCATTCATGAAACCGCGCATAAACTGGATGTCAGAAACGGCGGCGAAGCGACCGGTATTCCGCCTATTCCGCTGCGTGAAGTTGTCGCCTGGGAACATGATTTGCAGGCCGCAATGGAAAACTTGCAGGACGAAATCGATATGGTGGGCGAAGAGGCCGCCAGCATGGACGCCTATGCCGCCACCGATCCCGCCGAGTGTTTCGCCGTGCTTTCCGAATATTTTTTCAGCGCACCCGAGCTTTTGTCTGGACGTTTCCCTCTGGTGTACGGACATTTCAGCCGTTTTTACCGCCAAGACCCCTTGATGCGCCAGACTCGCGGCAAACATTCCGACGGCTGA